The Streptomyces sp. NBC_00775 genome includes the window CTCTTCACCTCGATGAACCCGGGATTGTCCTTGGACGGCGGCTGCCCGTTGCGGCTGACGACCCGTACGTCCGTCATACCGGGGAAGGGCATCCCCACACAGCGCCCGTCGGCCTCCGCGGCCCGCCGCCTGCTGAAGGAGCGCGCGACGGCCGGCCCGATCTCGCTCTGCCCGTACAGCTGCCCGAAGACGGCCGCCCGGCGGTCCGTCGCACCCAGCAGCCGCTGTACGGTCCGCGGGTGGATGGCGTCGAACGTACTGCTGTAGAGCTTGACGTTGGACAGGGGCCGGCGCGGGTCGTCCGCCAACTCCTCCCATTTCATGAAGGAGTTGGGATGGGCCTCCAGAATTCCCGGCCGCAGCCGCGCGAAAAGTTCCCCCACATGAGCGGGGTCGGAATCGGCGAGTACGACGATGGGAAATCCGCGATGCAGTGAGATCGCGAGCGCCGTGAACAGCCGGGAGTGCACGAACGACACATGCATGGCGATCGTCTCGCGCCCCCGGATGAGCGGCGTGACGACGGAGGCCTGGGGCCGGTAACGCGCCTGCAGGGTCCGCCCGGTGTGCACGGCGAGCTTCGGTGTGCCGGTGGTGCCCGACGTGTGCGTGATGAGCGCCGGGTGCTCGGGCGGCATGGTCACCGCGGCGACGCGCTCGACTCCCTCGAACTCGCTCAGCGCGGTGGCGGCAGGGTGGCTGCCGGAGGTCAGCAGCACTCCGGACGCCAGCCCGACCACCGAGCCGGGCAGCTCCTGCTCCAGCTTCGCCTGGTCGGTCACGAGATACGGCCGGTCGGTGCGCCGCACCAGCTCGGTGACCGTCTCCCCGTCGAGCTTGGGTGACAGCAGCACCGGTACGGCGCCGACACGGGCCGTGGCACACGCCAGCAGGGTGATGTCGAATCCGTCGGACTTGTAGATGACCACGCGGTCGCCGGGCCTGACCCGTGCCGCCCACAGCCGGGACGCGAAGTCGTCGACCAGGTCGGCGACTTCGGCGACCGTGGCGCGGCGGCCGAGGCCGGGCGCGATGTCGAGATCATGGTCGAGAATCAGTATGTTCGCGGGGTGCCGGGCGGCCGCTCGCTCGAAGAGCGTCCCGAGCCGGATTCCCCGGTTTCCTATCCGTTGCAGCAACACGTGCTCGCCCTCTCCTACCCAGGCTTCACAGGCTCGGAATTCAGCTCTTGAATTCGCTTTCGATGACGTCCTTGATGCGCTCCACGGTCGCCGCCAGATCCTTTTCCAGCTTGGCTCCCCAGTCGGCGAAGAACGCCTGCTTCCGCTCCGCGTCCATCTCCGCGGTGATCCCCCGGATTCCCTCCGTCGGGGCGCCCATCCTGAAGTGATGGACCAGTCGGCTGCCGCCGCCCTCGGCCTCGATGTCGAAGGTCCAGACGCTCTCCTGCTTCCGCCCCGTCGAGTCCTGGATCGCCCAGGAGAAGGTGACGCCGGCCTCGGCCGCGACCACCTCGGAACGGGTGCTCCACGCACCGCGCACGACGGGGGCCCACGCGACCACGTCCTCGTCACGGTGGTTGTCACCGCGGAAGACGGCACCCACGGTGGCGGCTTCGCCCTCCACCCACTCCCCGCCGACACACTCCTCGCTCCAGTCGCCGCTGCGGCCGAGGTCGCTGACGACGGAGTAGACCTGAAGGGGCGTGGCGTCGATGTGCACGTCGGCCGCGACCTTGAACAGAGAGCTTTCCTCAACGACGTTTTCACTCACGGTCTTGTCACCCACGGTCTTGTCACTCCCGGTGTTTTCCGCTGATGCCGGAATGCTGCGCCGGCTGGAAGGCGTGAGCAAAAAGGCCTGTGAGGGTCCGTCAAGTCCAACGGTCACCGTTTCTGCGGGACTTGGAGCTTGAGGCTCGGGACTTGACGAAGAATGCGTGGGCTTCGCGCGAGTGCCCTCCCCCGGTGGAAGAATCCAGGGCCATGCGTGCCGCCTATGCCGAACAGCTCGGCCCACCCGACGTCATTCGCTACGGACAGCTCGCCGCACCCGTGCCGGGTCCCGACGAGGTCCTCGTCGACGTACGGGCCACCACGGTCAACCCCGTGGACACCTTTGTCCGTTCAGGGGTCTTCCGTACGCCGCTGGAGTTCCCCTTCGTCATAGGCCGCGACCTGGTGGGCACGGTCGCGTCGCCCGGGGGCGGGTTCGCCGTCGGCGACGCGGTGTGGTGCAACAGCCTCGGCCACGGCGGCCGTCAGGGGGCGGCGGCCGAGCAGGCGGTGGTGCCGGTGGACCGGCTCTACCGGCTCCCGCCGGGCGTGGCTCCCGAGATCGCGGTGGCCGTGGTCCACCCGGCCGCCACCGCGTATCTCGCCCTGTTCACCCACGGCGGTCTGTGCCCGGGCGAGACGGTCCTGGTCGCCGGGGCCGCGGGCAACGTGGGCGCCGCGCTGGTGGTCCTCGCGGTGCGCGCGGGTGCCCGTGTGATCGCGACGGCGGCGGCTCGCGACCACGACTACTGCCGGAGTCTGGGGGCGGCCGAGATCGTGGACTACCGCGACCTCGACCTCACTCGCCGCCTCGCGGAGCTGGCCCCCGCCGGAGTCGACGTCCACGTCGACACCTCCGGCCGCAACGACCTCACCTCCGCCGTCGCCCTCCTCGCCCACCGCGGCCGCATCGTCCTGCTGGCCGGCGCCAAGGACGAACCCGTCCTCCCGGTCGGCCCCCTCTACATGAAGGACGCCTCCGTGCGGGGCTTCGCCATATCCCACGCCACCCCCTCGGAACTCGCCTCGGCGGCGACCACCATCAACGACCTGCTGTCCCGGGGCCTGTTGCACCCCCGCGCCATGGAGCCGCTGCCCCTCAGCACCGCCGCGGACGTCCACCACCGCATGGAACGCGGTGAACTCCACGGCAAACGGATCGTCCTGCACACCAACTCCTGAACCGCCGCCGGGTTCCTCGCCCCCGCCGCCCCTACCCGTCCCATCCCCAGGGGCTCCGCCCCTTCGACCCCGTTCGGTTGCGTGTCGGGTGCGGGTGGGTGGGGGCTGGTCGCGCAGTTCCCCGCGCCCCTAACGGCGCGGGGCTGCGCCCCGCGATCCCCCGCCCGCCCCCAGTTCTTTAGGGGCGCGGGGAACTGCGCAATCTTTTAGGGGGGTCTGGGGGCGCAGCCCCCAGGAACGGGATGGGACGGGTAGGGGCGGCGGGGGCGAAAATCCCGCCGTCACCCACCCCACGGCAGCCACGCCCGGACCAGAAACCCCCCGTCCCCCTCACCCCCGTGCTCCAACCAGCCCCCCGCCAACGTCGCCCGCTCCGTAAGCCCAATGAGCCCCTGCCCCGACCCGGGGACATGGGGAACGTCCCCCGGCGGCGCGGGATTGTGGACGGACACCGTCAGGCCGTCCCCGGGCGCCCCGCGGAGCGTCACCGTGACCTCGGCCCCCGGCGCGTGCTTACGCGCGTTCGTCAGCCCCTCCTGAGCGATCCGGTACGCGGTACGCCCAACGGACGCGGGAACGACGGCCGGATCGGCGACACGGTTGTCGAGGACGACCTTCATACCGGCCGAGCGGGACTCGGCGACCAGCCCGTCGAGCCCGCCGAGCGTCGGCTGCGGCCGCCCCGCATCGTCGGAGTCCCCCGCCCGCAACACCCCGATGATCTCCCGCAGATCCTGCAACGCCTCGTGCGCGCTCTCCCGGATCACCCCGGCCGCCCGTGCGACCTCCTCGCGCGGCGCGTCCGGCCGGAACTCCAGCGCCCCCGCGTGCACGCTCAGCAGGGTGAGCCGATGCGCGAGCACGTCGTGCATCTCGCGCGCGATGGCCTCGCGGGCGAGCCGCTGCGCCTGCTCGGCCCGCAGCTCCGCCTCCGTCTCGGCCCGCCGCGCCCGGTCCCGCAGACTCAGCATGAGCTGGCGCTTGGACCGTACGAACATGCCCCAGCCGACCACCGTCGCGGTGAGCAGCGCGGTGACGGCGACCGCGGCGGCGTACGACAGGTCGGGGTCGGGGCGCAGCCAGAAGAACAGCGGGGTCAGCGCGAGCGAGACACCGGCGAGCCATCCCACGTACTTGAAGGGCCGGTGCACGGCGAGCGTGAACAGAGCCACCATGGCCGCGCCGCCCGCGGTGTTCGAGACCAGCCCGACCGAGACCATCGCCACCGCGAGCCCCAGCGGCCGGCGCCGCCGCAGCCAGACCGCCGCGCAGGCGAGCGCGCCGAGCCACTGGTCGGCGACGGCGAGACCGTGCGGGGTGTTCGGGTCGTGGTTCAGCGTGTTCGCGGCCGCCAGCCCGATGACGACGGCCAGCAGGAAGCATCCGAAGTCGACGAACCAGTCGCGCACGGTGCGCCGTGGCCGCCCGCCCCGGCCCGCGTGTTCGGCGTCGGGGTCCAGCTCGGCGACCACGGCCGAGGGCAGCAGCCATCGCCGCCCGGGCAGGGCCTGCCCAGCGGGCACCGGCCGCCTGGCCAGTCCCTCCGCCGAAGACGCCGTCTCACGCGCCGGATGGTCACCACTCACGGTCGACAAATCTACGCAGCCGCGCCCGCCGCCACCTCCCCGCGACCGGGATCGCCGACCAAAGTCGCACCACTTCAGACTTTCGTCCCGCCCCGTCGCGACGACCCGCGACTTCGGCCGGACATGCCTCACCCCGCGGCCGATGAACGTGGGGGAGCCGCGGGGCGAGGGCCATGACATGAAGCGGATGCTGGAGCTGTTCGGTTGTGTCGCCCTGGTTCAGGGCGCCCTGGGCCTGGTGCACGGGATCACCGGCCGACCGCACGGGTGGGGGCTCGTGCAGAGCGGCTCGGTTTCCTCGACGGCTACGAGAGCTGCGCGAGCGTCGCACTTCTCGTACTGGCGTTCGCGCTGTTCGCCGCCGCCGGGAGCCGGAAGCCCGGCTGAACGCGGACCGGGCTTCCGGCGGACCGGTCACCGGTGGACCACCGGCGGGTCACCATCCGATCAGGAGCCGATCAGGAGCCGATCGCAGCGGATCAGCAGCTGAAGTTGATCAGCTTGAAGGTGACGTAGTGGTCCGAGGTGTAGTAGTCCTCCTGCGTCTTCTGACCGGTCACGATGCGACGGGCACCACGCGTCGAGGAGCCGGGCGTGATGACCGTGTACTCGTGGTAGTAGCCGGTGGACTGGGAGGGCAGGACGCCCTCCCGGTTCTGGAAGACGACCCCGTCCTGCGAGTACGGGAAGGGACCTCCCGAATCGATCAGGTCCAGCGTGTCGTACGCCTGTGACGGCAGCGCGCTGTAACAGATGCTGCCCACGGCAGTCGCCGCCGCGTTGGCCGGTACCACGGCGGTGCCGCCGATGAGCAGGGCGGACATGAGGGCGACAAGAGCGCCGATGCGGGTGGTTCGTGGGGGGAATCTCATGGACATAGAATGACGCGCGTAGACCCTGGCATGTCAATGTCAAGGTAAGGGTTTTCTCCCGCCAAGTCCGATGAGTTTTCCGGGAGTTAACCTGCCGACCGGCGTCCCCACGCGGTCCCCGCGAGGACGAGTACGCCGCCCATCAGCCCCAATGCGCCAAGGCGTTCACCGCCGAGGGCGATCCCCGCGGCGGCGGCCCACAGAGGCTCGGTGCCGAGCAGCAGGCTGACCCGGGACGGCGAGGTCCGGCGTACCGCCCACATCTGCACGAAGAAGGCGAACAGCGTGCAGAACGCCGAGAGGAAGAGCAGTCCGGCCCACTCCCGCGCGCCGAAACCCGCGGCCGTGCTCCACGGCGTGGCGTCGGAGCCGGTGCACAGTACGGCGAACACCGCCACGGCGGCGCCCAGTTGGGCAGTGGTGAGCGACAGCGCGTCGGCGCCCTGGACGGACTTGATACGGGACATGGCTAGCACGTGCACGGTCCGGACGAGGGCCGCGAGGAGCATCAGCAGATCGCCCTGCGAGGGGCGGGTGAAGCCGCCGCCCTGGGTGAGCAGCACGACGCCGAGCACGGAGACACCGGCCGCGGCGAGGAACGCGCGCGAGGGCCGGACACGGGTCACCGCCGCTTCGGCGAGCGGCGTGAAGATCATGGTGAGGCTGATGATGAGGCCGGCGTTGGTCGCCGAGGTGTGGACGACGCCGTACGTCTCCAGGAGGAAGATCCCGCTCAGGATGAGCCCGAGCACTCCGGCCCCGCGCCACTGCGCTGCCGTCAGGGCCCGCAGCGACCGCCATCCCGCCGTCACCAGCACCGGCAGCACGATCGCGAAGCGCAGCACCAGCACGGCGATCACCGTCCGTGCGGTGGTGATGTCCTTGGCGGCGAGATAGCTCGCACCCCACACCACCGCCACGAGCAGCACGGGCAGGTCGGTGAGCCAGGCACGGCGGGGCGCGAGCGCGCCGGGTACGGCGATCGAGGACATGGGAGCGGTCTCCAGCGGTTGTCGCAGGACAGGCAGCGCGGAGACGTCGGCGCTCCCACGGGGGACGATCACCGTACAGGCGGGGGTGGATGAGGGCTACACCCTTTTCTTCCGCTGAGCGGTTCCGCGAACGCGCCCGCACTTCCCCGGCAGCGCTCAGTAGCTCCCGTACGTGGGGCGGCCCTCCCGCTCGTACGTGTGGAGGGCGACGCCCGCGCTCGTGATGCTGCCCCGGGCGTGCCGGAACGCGGTGGGGACGGCGCCCTCACCGAAGAGGCGGCGGCCGGTGCCGAGTACGACCGGGAAGGTCAGCAGGTGCAGGGTGTCGACCAGGCCGAGCGCGAACAGGGACTGGGCGAGGGCACCGCTGCCGTGGACCTGGAGTTCGCCGTCGATGCGCTCCTTGAGGGAGGTGACCTCCTTGCCCAGCTCGCCGGCGATCACCGTCGTACCGTTCCAGTCGGCGTGCGTGAGGCTCGACGAAGCGACGTACTTGGGCAGGGAGTTCAGCTGGGAGGCGATCGGGTTGTCCGGGTCGGTGACTTTCGGCCAGTAGCCCGCGAAGATCTCGTACGTCCGCCGGCCCAGCAGGAAGGAGTCCGCGCGGGAGATGACACCGGTGATGAAGCGTCCGAACTCCTCGTCCCCGTACGGAACGCTCCAGCCGCCGTGCTCGAAGCCGCCGCTCGGGTCCTCCTCGGGACCGCCCGGGGCCTGCATGACGCCGTCGAGGGTGACGAAACT containing:
- a CDS encoding class I adenylate-forming enzyme family protein, which encodes MLLQRIGNRGIRLGTLFERAAARHPANILILDHDLDIAPGLGRRATVAEVADLVDDFASRLWAARVRPGDRVVIYKSDGFDITLLACATARVGAVPVLLSPKLDGETVTELVRRTDRPYLVTDQAKLEQELPGSVVGLASGVLLTSGSHPAATALSEFEGVERVAAVTMPPEHPALITHTSGTTGTPKLAVHTGRTLQARYRPQASVVTPLIRGRETIAMHVSFVHSRLFTALAISLHRGFPIVVLADSDPAHVGELFARLRPGILEAHPNSFMKWEELADDPRRPLSNVKLYSSTFDAIHPRTVQRLLGATDRRAAVFGQLYGQSEIGPAVARSFSRRRAAEADGRCVGMPFPGMTDVRVVSRNGQPPSKDNPGFIEVKSDGRIVTYLGEQARYDKQLSEGGWWRMGDVGYRTKWGCLHLLDREVDVIEGFGSTLAAEDRLFARLDDLAEVIIIPGADGRAVPVVCTKDDVPLDLEAWRAAAEGLPAMADPVQWRLADLPQTATTKIKRLELARVLTNQGG
- a CDS encoding dihydrofolate reductase family protein produces the protein MGKLILTSFVTLDGVMQAPGGPEEDPSGGFEHGGWSVPYGDEEFGRFITGVISRADSFLLGRRTYEIFAGYWPKVTDPDNPIASQLNSLPKYVASSSLTHADWNGTTVIAGELGKEVTSLKERIDGELQVHGSGALAQSLFALGLVDTLHLLTFPVVLGTGRRLFGEGAVPTAFRHARGSITSAGVALHTYEREGRPTYGSY
- a CDS encoding DMT family transporter, whose translation is MSSIAVPGALAPRRAWLTDLPVLLVAVVWGASYLAAKDITTARTVIAVLVLRFAIVLPVLVTAGWRSLRALTAAQWRGAGVLGLILSGIFLLETYGVVHTSATNAGLIISLTMIFTPLAEAAVTRVRPSRAFLAAAGVSVLGVVLLTQGGGFTRPSQGDLLMLLAALVRTVHVLAMSRIKSVQGADALSLTTAQLGAAVAVFAVLCTGSDATPWSTAAGFGAREWAGLLFLSAFCTLFAFFVQMWAVRRTSPSRVSLLLGTEPLWAAAAGIALGGERLGALGLMGGVLVLAGTAWGRRSAG
- a CDS encoding SRPBCC family protein, producing MSENVVEESSLFKVAADVHIDATPLQVYSVVSDLGRSGDWSEECVGGEWVEGEAATVGAVFRGDNHRDEDVVAWAPVVRGAWSTRSEVVAAEAGVTFSWAIQDSTGRKQESVWTFDIEAEGGGSRLVHHFRMGAPTEGIRGITAEMDAERKQAFFADWGAKLEKDLAATVERIKDVIESEFKS
- a CDS encoding ribonuclease, which produces MRFPPRTTRIGALVALMSALLIGGTAVVPANAAATAVGSICYSALPSQAYDTLDLIDSGGPFPYSQDGVVFQNREGVLPSQSTGYYHEYTVITPGSSTRGARRIVTGQKTQEDYYTSDHYVTFKLINFSC
- a CDS encoding NADPH:quinone reductase, whose product is MRAAYAEQLGPPDVIRYGQLAAPVPGPDEVLVDVRATTVNPVDTFVRSGVFRTPLEFPFVIGRDLVGTVASPGGGFAVGDAVWCNSLGHGGRQGAAAEQAVVPVDRLYRLPPGVAPEIAVAVVHPAATAYLALFTHGGLCPGETVLVAGAAGNVGAALVVLAVRAGARVIATAAARDHDYCRSLGAAEIVDYRDLDLTRRLAELAPAGVDVHVDTSGRNDLTSAVALLAHRGRIVLLAGAKDEPVLPVGPLYMKDASVRGFAISHATPSELASAATTINDLLSRGLLHPRAMEPLPLSTAADVHHRMERGELHGKRIVLHTNS
- a CDS encoding sensor histidine kinase; this encodes MARRPVPAGQALPGRRWLLPSAVVAELDPDAEHAGRGGRPRRTVRDWFVDFGCFLLAVVIGLAAANTLNHDPNTPHGLAVADQWLGALACAAVWLRRRRPLGLAVAMVSVGLVSNTAGGAAMVALFTLAVHRPFKYVGWLAGVSLALTPLFFWLRPDPDLSYAAAVAVTALLTATVVGWGMFVRSKRQLMLSLRDRARRAETEAELRAEQAQRLAREAIAREMHDVLAHRLTLLSVHAGALEFRPDAPREEVARAAGVIRESAHEALQDLREIIGVLRAGDSDDAGRPQPTLGGLDGLVAESRSAGMKVVLDNRVADPAVVPASVGRTAYRIAQEGLTNARKHAPGAEVTVTLRGAPGDGLTVSVHNPAPPGDVPHVPGSGQGLIGLTERATLAGGWLEHGGEGDGGFLVRAWLPWGG